From Miscanthus floridulus cultivar M001 chromosome 15, ASM1932011v1, whole genome shotgun sequence, the proteins below share one genomic window:
- the LOC136506511 gene encoding HIPL1 protein-like isoform X2, translated as MGVDPACFAVCVALSSAGEPVVLGQTLQFCGGDAYDDAGLRAELDGMRISDAACFAILKDVLCAATHAYSSEVRRIFTMGLPYPRTSYSYQHHGGQILFWPSDSDGYLYLVTGNGDFSKNGRSFFGKILRFYVGGSFVYRATPKIEKPEIFVAGLNNPNGCSFDSNRPSYLYCADVNEKRYELVHLITRGRNYSGSSMKVTVSSIINRGRPADGRMPSIVGGLMYRGSADPFLKGRYRYVYASSVWAGVDALESRSNGRNASAQVPIVRCSRSSPVPCNGIGIGITGRVLSLGEDSSKDAFVLATRGVFRLVPPSLCGVTQPLPQPARGAG; from the exons ATGGGCGTCGATCCGGCTTGCTTCGCTGTATGTGTTGCCCTATCCTCTGCAGGGGAGCCAGTGGTGCTCGGACAGACGCTCCAATTTTGCGGCGGCGACGCCTATGACGACGCGGGGCTCAGGGCTGAGCTCGACGGCATGCGCATCTCCGACGCCGCGTGCTTCGCCATCCTGAAGGACGTCCTCTGTGCG GCAACTCACGCTTATTCATCAGAAGTGAGGAGGATCTTCACCATGGGTTTGCCCTACCCGCGCACATCATATTCCTACCAGCATCATGGCGGACAGATCCTGTTCTGGCCAAGTGACAGCGATGGATACCTCTACCTAGTTACTGGCAATGGTGATTTCTCAAAGAACGGGAGGTCATTTTTTGGCAAAATCCTAAGGTTCTATGTTGGAG GTTCATTTGTCTACCGTGCCACTCCGAAGATAGAGAAGCCAGAGATCTTTGTTGCGGGTCTGAACAACCCAAATGGATGCAGTTTCGACTCGAACAGACCTTCCTACTTGTACTGTGCGGACGTCAATGAG AAACGGTACGAGCTAGTGCATCTTATCACGAGGGGTAGAAACTACAGTGGCTCCTCAATGAAGGTGACTGTCTCCAGCATCATCAACCGGGGCCGTCCCGCTGATGGCAGGATGCCATCGATCGTTGGTGGTCTCATGTATAGAGGGTCCGCAGATCCCTTCCTGAAAGGAAG GTATCGGTATGTTTATGCCTCCAGTGTGTGGGCTGGCGTGGATGCCCTTGAGAGCAGGAGCAACGGGCGCAACGCCTCTGCTCAAGTCCCTATCGTCAGGTGCTCCAGGAGCAGCCCCGTGCCCTGCAATGGCATCGGCATTGGCATCACTGGGCGTGTGCTGTCCTTGGGCGAGGACAGCAGCAAAGACGCCTTCGTCCTCGCCACTAGAGGCGTGTTCCGACTTGTTCCACCCAGCCTATGCGGCGTCACTCAGCCACTGCCGCAGCCTGCACGTGGTGCAGGCTGA
- the LOC136506511 gene encoding HIPL1 protein-like isoform X1, with the protein MGVDPACFAVCVALSSAGEPVVLGQTLQFCGGDAYDDAGLRAELDGMRISDAACFAILKDVLCAATHAYSSEVRRIFTMGLPYPRTSYSYQHHGGQILFWPSDSDGYLYLVTGNGDFSKNGRSFFGKILRFYVGGMAGSFVYRATPKIEKPEIFVAGLNNPNGCSFDSNRPSYLYCADVNEKRYELVHLITRGRNYSGSSMKVTVSSIINRGRPADGRMPSIVGGLMYRGSADPFLKGRYRYVYASSVWAGVDALESRSNGRNASAQVPIVRCSRSSPVPCNGIGIGITGRVLSLGEDSSKDAFVLATRGVFRLVPPSLCGVTQPLPQPARGAG; encoded by the exons ATGGGCGTCGATCCGGCTTGCTTCGCTGTATGTGTTGCCCTATCCTCTGCAGGGGAGCCAGTGGTGCTCGGACAGACGCTCCAATTTTGCGGCGGCGACGCCTATGACGACGCGGGGCTCAGGGCTGAGCTCGACGGCATGCGCATCTCCGACGCCGCGTGCTTCGCCATCCTGAAGGACGTCCTCTGTGCG GCAACTCACGCTTATTCATCAGAAGTGAGGAGGATCTTCACCATGGGTTTGCCCTACCCGCGCACATCATATTCCTACCAGCATCATGGCGGACAGATCCTGTTCTGGCCAAGTGACAGCGATGGATACCTCTACCTAGTTACTGGCAATGGTGATTTCTCAAAGAACGGGAGGTCATTTTTTGGCAAAATCCTAAGGTTCTATGTTGGAGGTATGGCAG GTTCATTTGTCTACCGTGCCACTCCGAAGATAGAGAAGCCAGAGATCTTTGTTGCGGGTCTGAACAACCCAAATGGATGCAGTTTCGACTCGAACAGACCTTCCTACTTGTACTGTGCGGACGTCAATGAG AAACGGTACGAGCTAGTGCATCTTATCACGAGGGGTAGAAACTACAGTGGCTCCTCAATGAAGGTGACTGTCTCCAGCATCATCAACCGGGGCCGTCCCGCTGATGGCAGGATGCCATCGATCGTTGGTGGTCTCATGTATAGAGGGTCCGCAGATCCCTTCCTGAAAGGAAG GTATCGGTATGTTTATGCCTCCAGTGTGTGGGCTGGCGTGGATGCCCTTGAGAGCAGGAGCAACGGGCGCAACGCCTCTGCTCAAGTCCCTATCGTCAGGTGCTCCAGGAGCAGCCCCGTGCCCTGCAATGGCATCGGCATTGGCATCACTGGGCGTGTGCTGTCCTTGGGCGAGGACAGCAGCAAAGACGCCTTCGTCCTCGCCACTAGAGGCGTGTTCCGACTTGTTCCACCCAGCCTATGCGGCGTCACTCAGCCACTGCCGCAGCCTGCACGTGGTGCAGGCTGA